In Acipenser ruthenus chromosome 15, fAciRut3.2 maternal haplotype, whole genome shotgun sequence, a genomic segment contains:
- the LOC131697619 gene encoding bone morphogenetic protein 4-like, translating to MIPGNRMLMVILLCQVLLGESSHASLIPEEGKKKASELQGSRSGQSHELLQDFEATLLHMFGLQRRPRPSHSAVVPRYMLDLYRFQSGETEEAGEHGTPFEYPEKSASRANTVRGFHHEEHLERVLDSTAPLRFLFNLSSIPEDEVLSSAELRLYRQQIERAGLGGEEGGFHRINVYEVLKPPQTGNGQLITRLLDTRLVHHNATRWESFDVSPAVLRWTRDRLPNHGLALEVLHLNSTPTQQGQHVRISRSLHPGAAEDWPQLRPLLVTFSHDGKGHPLTRRTKRSPRPRGRKKNRNCRRHELYVDFSDVGWNDWIVAPPGYQAYFCHGDCPFPLADHLNSTNHAIVQTLVNSVNAEIPRACCVPTELSAISMLYLDEHDKVVLKNYQEMVVEGCGCR from the exons ATGATTCCTGGTAATCGAATGCTGATGGTAATTCTATTATGCCAAGTCCTACTAGGAGAAAGCAGCCATGCTAGTCTAATACCGGAGGAAGGCAAAAAAAAAGCGTCAGAGCTGCAGGGTAGTCGCTCTGGGCAAAGCCATGAACTATTACAGGACTTCGAGGCTACTTTGTTGCACATGTTTGGCCTGCAGAGACGGCCCAGGCCCAGCCACTCAGCCGTCGTGCCCCGGTATATGCTGGATCTCTATCGTTTTCAGTCTGGAGAGACGGAGGAGGCTGGAGAACACGGCACGCCGTTCGAGTATCCAGAGAAGTCTGCCAGCCGAGCAAACACAGTGAGAGGATTCCACCACGAAG AGCACCTGGAGCGTGTGTTGGATTCGACGGCTCCACTCCGCTTCCTCTTCAACCTGAGCAGCATCCCAGAGGACGAGGTTCTATCATCAGCAGAACTCCGGCTGTACCGCCAGCAGATCGAGCGGGCCGGGCTGGGCGGAGAGGAAGGGGGCTTCCACCGAATCAACGTCTACGAGGTCCTCAAGCCCCCCCAGACGGGCAATGGGCAGCTCATCACACGGCTCCTGGACACGCGGCTGGTCCACCACAATGCTACGCGCTGGGAGAGCTTCGACGTGAGCCCCGCGGTCCTGCGCTGGACACGAGACAGACTGCCCAACCACGGCCTGGCCCTGGAGGTGCTGCACCTCAACAGCACCCCCACGCAGCAGGGCCAGCATGTGCGCATCAGCCGCTCGCTGCACCCAGGCGCCGCAGAGGATTGGCCGCAGCTACGCCCCCTTCTGGTCACTTTCAGCCATGATGGAAAGGGCCACCCGCTGACCCGGCGGACCAAACGCAGCCCCAGGCCGCGGGGCCGCAAGAAAAACCGGAACTGCCGGCGACACGAACTGTACGTGGATTTCAGCGACGTGGGCTGGAATGACTGGATAGTGGCGCCCCCTGGCTACCAGGCTTATTTCTGCCACGGGGATTGCCCCTTCCCCCTGGCGGACCACCTGAACTCCACCAACCACGCCATCGTGCAGACTCTGGTGAACTCAGTGAATGCTGAAATCCCCAGGGCATGCTGCGTGCCCACGGAGCTCAGTGCAATCTCCATGTTGTACCTCGATGAGCACGACAAGGTGGTTCTCAAGAACTATCAGGAGATGGTGGTGGAGGGATGTGGCTGCCGTTGA